In Mytilus edulis chromosome 4, xbMytEdul2.2, whole genome shotgun sequence, the following proteins share a genomic window:
- the LOC139518776 gene encoding isocitrate dehydrogenase [NAD] subunit alpha, mitochondrial-like, which produces MASRLLRKAIVCFSEKVTPQSLSSCRQMSSGVQQITMIPGDGIGPEISQSVKDIFSASGVPVEWEDVDVTPVKGPDGNFRLPQKIFDSMSRTKVGLKGPLATPIGKGHQSLNLALRKAFTLYANVRPCKSIEGFKTPYNNVDLVTIRENTEGEYSGIEHIIVDGVVQSIKLITEEASMRVAEYAFKYAHDNNRDSVTAVHKANIMRMSDGLFLKCCRHVAEKNPDMKFREMYLDTVCLNMVQDPTQFDVLVMPNLYGDILSDLCAGLIGGLGVTPSGNIGEDGAIFESVHGTAPDIAGQDKANPTALLLSAVMMLRHLGYTEHARKIEVSAFEVIREGKVLTGDLGGSSKCSELTQEICRKVQELA; this is translated from the exons ATGGCAAGCCGGTTGCTGAGGAAAGCGATTGTCTGCTTTTCTGAAAAG gtGACACCACAAAGTCTTTCATCATGCAGACAGATGTCCTCTGGT GTTCAGCAGATCACCATGATACCAGGAGATGGCATTGGTCCAGAAATATCACAGTCTGTAAAAGATATCTTCAGTGCTAGTGGG GTACCTGTGGAATGGGAAGATGTTGATGTCACCCCAGTAAAAGGTCCTGATGGAAACTTTAGACTACCTCAAAAAATATTTGACTCTATGAGTAGAACAAAGGTTGGATTGAAAGGTCCATTGGCAACACCAATAGGAAAAGGTCACCAGTCCTTGAACTTAGCACTTAGGAA AGCTTTTACATTATATGCCAATGTTAGACCATGTAAATCTATAGAAGGTTTCAAAACACCTTACAACAATGTAGATCTGGTGACAATTAGAGAAAATACTGAAGGAGAATACAGTGGAATAGAACATATA ATAGTTGATGGTGTAGTACAAAGTATAAAATTGATAACAGAAGAAGCATCAATGAGAGTTGCAGAGTATGCCTTCAAGTATGCACATGATAATAACAGGGATTCAGTAACTGCTGTACATAAAGCAAATATCAT GCGAATGTCTGATGGACTCTTCCTGAAATGCTGTCGACATGTAGCAGAAAAAAATCCTGATATGAAATTTAGAGAAATGTATTTAGACACAGTTTGTTTAAAT ATGGTACAAGATCCTACTCAGTTTGATGTGTTAGTTATGCCAAATCTTTATGGTGATATTTTAAG TGATCTCTGTGCTGGATTAATTGGAGGCTTAGGAGTGACACCTAGTGGCAATATTGGAGAGGATGGTGCTATCTTTGAATCT GTGCATGGTACTGCCCCAGACATAGCTGGTCAGGACAAGGCAAACCCCACAGCTTTGTTACTTAGTGCTGTCATGATGCTTAGACATCTAGGGTATACAGAACATGCTCGTAAAATTGAGGTTTCAGCGTTCGAAGTTATAAGAGAAGGAAAG gtTTTGACTGGTGATTTAGGAGGATCTTCAAAGTGTTCAGAATTAACTCAAGAAATTTGTCGGAAGGTTCAAGAATTGGCATAA